A window of Pyrus communis chromosome 3, drPyrComm1.1, whole genome shotgun sequence genomic DNA:
CTCAcaccccttagtatagataatatcatttgttcgcCACTTAGTAccacggtctagtggtattcctcttcacttcaAAGTGAGAAGTCTTATGATTCTctccaaaggcgaatttgaaccacattattggaAGTCTATTATGAGACTAAGTCTGCTCCCTtctcccttaatgtaaataatattgtttaagggaaaaaaaaaaatggatgtcGTTAGTATCAGAAATTAACACTTTGGAGGCTTAACCCAATTCTAGCCCCTAACCGTGATGCTCCCATTTCGAACTAATTTAGTCTTACATAGGGGGAGATTGAGCTGTAAATTGGGTTGCCTTTGGCACCCGGGTCCATTTTACAATCTGTATTAAACTTAAAAGGTCCGTTTGGATTGCTAATAAGCACTTTTACTACAAGTGTTTCTTTGTGCGACGCATGTTTTATCGTCGCGCGAAGGTGAGGTGGTCATGCAAAGACATTTTGCACCATGCAGGTGTTGTCGTCGTGCAAAGATcttttgcgcgacgcaggttGTCCCTTCATCGCGTAAACCCTGCTTTCATTGCCTTTGCACGACAAAAGTTTCGTTGGGCTAATTTTCATGCAatgttttttttactttgcgCGATGAAAGTACCTACGTCGTGCAAActgttttttgtactagtgtgtGTGATACTAGCCAAAGACTAAACTACAATCGTAGCCGAGGGCTAAACTCATGTTCAAAGATCATCCACATAAAATCTTACATGTTTGGCTGTATCATACCAATGATGTCACATGAATTTTtacaaaagaaatatttttccTGTACAGATTCAGATGATATGTGtttgtagggaaaaaaaaaggggcatTTGTGGGTGCAAATATTAAGGCTTAAGCAATGAGCCACTATATTAATTTGGGAGTGTAGCAAGAATAAAAGAGCATGATCAAACACTTCCATGGAATATGGAACATGGAGAAATAAGGGGAAAGTGGAACTTGGAGCCCAAGTATTTTATGTCTTTAAAGGAACTAGAATCCCATGAGAACAGCGAAGTTAAAAAAGGAAGTATCAGATAGCTTTACAATGTCTTGCAATTATTTTGAACAAAGACTAACTTGAGCGTCCGAGTGTTTTTTTGTAGGTCCCCTCCTCTCTCATTGATGGCGAGCGAAGATGGTGTCATGAACTTCTCATCACGGTTACAGgatttacttgttggaaaattGGAGGATCTGAATTTTTCCACTCAAACAAGCTTTTAGTTGTTGATTGTTTGAGACGCAGTCCCAAATAGATACTAAATCACATTACATACGAGTGAAAATCTAAATCATAGTACATACAATTATAAATATATTCTAAAAAGCACTTCTAACTAAAAAGTACTAAATTTTCCTGCCAAAAGAGCTTTAAGTTAACACTTTTTGCCAAAAGAGCTTTTAGTTAAATATTCCCAAatagattctaaatcatattaAGTACAAGTGAAAATCTAAATCGTATTAAAGTAATGAAGTCACATTAATAAGATATTGTCATTATTGTCCACTTTTGCATTGAAAGAAACTCACGACAACATTGTTGTCGTTAAACATCACAACAACATGTTCATCCAACCCATTACCATTACATTCGGAACTGCTGCTACGATATGAAAacgcaaaataaataaataaataaaaaggcagAATGGCTCTAACAAGTTAATGGTTGGACGTAGCACTGTACATGGTATGTGAAATGGTTGGGGAATTCCCCGCACTGCACTAATTCCTTTTGATAAGTAGAGTAATACACATCTGCTTGCCTTGGTTAGTGATGACCCCGTCTCAGGACGGACAGAAATCCTCCCGATAATTTGTGTCGTTCCACTCCATCACCAACCTGTTCAATAAACTTGGTTTAGTAGTCACCTATGCTCATATTATTTTAATACATGTTTTGCCAAGTAACTGCAACCAGAATGTATACCTGTTCGGCTAATGCCTGCAGAATCTCTATGATTTCTGAGAAATCAGGTCTTGATGCTGGATCTTGCTGCCAGCATTTTTCGAGCAGCTCGGCAAGCTTGGGAGGAGTATTCTTTGGGATGGTCGGCCGTAAGCCCTGGAAAGACGGTAGGGAAACTTATACACAGTCCATCGTTTGAATAAAAGATGTACCACTCAAAGGGTTTATCATTTTTCTCCCTGGGCGGGCACTAAGCCAGTTACACAAGTGGTTTCAACTCCCAACGATTAATTAGTGATCAAGAAAACTAATCGTAGCTCAACAAGGGTAGAAGAATATGTCTCTGGTCACTAACTAAACAAAATTGTAGAATGATAGTGTACCTTTTGGGAAACTCCGACGGCTGCTTGTAACGGGGTCAAGTATTCATATGGAAGCTGCCGATTTAAACAGAAGAAATCATAAACAAGAGCAATAGTAAaagaaatgataaaataaatgcTATCGACAAGCAATACCTTTCCAGTCAGTAACTCCCATAACACAACTCCAAAGCTAAAAATATCCGCCTTGTGATCATATGCCTTGTGTTCTATAACCTTCAATGGAAAACAACTGTTGTAAGGAAATGCCAACTAGAATTCATGTAATGGAAAACACAGACAGACTCATGGCGGAAATTTGAGCGACTTGCGAATAACCATTTTCTTAAACGTTGCTTTCATTTTCAAGCGCATTCTTCAatagaaacttaaaaaaatgataataataatagtgTTATGATATAATAAAATGTGATACGTAGGAAGGACATCCGAAGTTAGAAAGAGAGCTGTGCGCATGAGAAACCCTAGGTTACAACCCAGATTAGTCTAATACTCCATGCTGACTACTTAATTGATGACAAAGGTTGCCAATTGCTCATCATTAAGGTTTACCCGCACAGATGCCGATGGGGCACCAATTCCAGAAATTCAAACTTGATTTCTAATTGGCGAACATAACAGCGCCTATAagatatgtatatgtatacacTAAATGCTGATGGAgtactttatttctttttaatattagGGAAAATTGAAACTATGTAGCCtaataatctctctctctctctctctctctctctctctctctctctctctctattgttAGACTATCAATTAGGaccaaaaatttaaacttgatTTCTGATTGGTCAACATAACAGCTCCCTATAATATATgtataccctaaaccctaacacCATCCTTCTCTTCGTGCATTTGTGCTAGtctgtatatatattcacaCACAGATATAAAACTTAAATGATGAAATGAACGAAAACAATTCCAGAACTTTCAAGTGGAAGTACAGACCTCCGGAGCCATCCACCTATAAGTCCCAGTTTCTGCTGTCATTACTCCAGATTGAGATTTTACTCTAGCAACCCCGAAATCAGCAACCTTAACAACCTGTAAAGTGATGCATATATCAAAAAAGCTTTAGAAATGGTAGGTTAATGATCATTAAAGTATTAGCAgctaaactagacaaagaatTACTTTTCTAACTTTGATTAAAGTATCATGAGGGTCTCTTACTTCATTTTCATCCATCAAGAGATTGGCGGCTTTTAAATCCCTGTGGATTATGTTATTTTGATGCAAGTAGGTCATTCCTTTGGAAACATCAATTGCGACCTTGAGCAAGGATGGAAGCTTAAAAACTCCCTTTTGCTTATGCAAGTAGTCATACACACTTCCACCGGACATATATTCTGCCATACGACGAGAATAAATCTTAAAAAAAGGGAACTAATAACTACCATTATTTGAAAATATCAAGTCATCAAAGTTATGTTAAAGAAATCAACCCCATCTCATTAAAGGACCTACACAAATCTAGAATAAAGAATTCTAGAACATTCACTAAGGTTGGTTAGCTAGATTATCCAAGTTAAAATAGTACTTTGTAGAAATgactagaatgttgtttcttaagttggtggaagagtctagaagaatggtgaggtttccaccaacatgcaagattagtgtagataattctagcttaggaagttagtggaattatctagatatctctagcatggtgtgtccatgcttctccaaggttccatccatgcctataaaaggagaaggcatccacaccatttgtatcAACAAATCAACAACAAACCAACCAAGCAAGCTTGTAAGCAAGCAAGCAAGTGAGAGTGAAAAGAAAGAATAGTCTTGTAAGAGTGTGAGTGctctagagtttgtctctagaaagtgagtgagtgtcATAGCTTCTCAAGAGTGTCTTTGATagtttgtgttgtaatattttgtttgtgtaatacaagtaatttgtttacttgtattgtctctccaacacttgtgttagagttgtgtactctaagtTTTTCACCCCAACAAGTTACACAGTCAATGGAACTTACCTGTTACAATGCACAAACTTGGATGCTTGGTACACGCACCAATGAATTGTACAACATTCTTGTGTCGAACTTTCCTACAAGTTTCAGAAATCTTTTGTCAAATTAGAAGAGAAAAACATATTGTGGAAAGAAATTATAGTAGATTTCAACCACTTCCTCGTTTCcttaaacaagaaaagaaaactgttAAGAGGACAACCAACATTAAAAAGAATGTTACATGACAAACACAAACATTTAAAAGAAtacaaatcaaattaaaaatatttagaagatcAAGTGAGCATGCATTTCTTATGATTCCCAACAGTTGTAGAGACCACACCTATTCATGTCCCTAAAACATACCAGCCTAGTATCTCTCCGGGATTCAAAGCGCTATATATAGCTCGCATGGCTATTGATACAGGGCAAAGTCAAGTTCAATGTAAATGGTGCACAAGTAGGTTAATATAAATTGATATACCTCATAATGTAGACTTCCTGGGCAAAATCTTTCAGCATATCTGGATTTACACACTCGGGCTTGAGGACTTTAATGGCAACTTCTTGAGTACAATATGTACCTTTATATCTGATAAAAGATCCAAAGTCAACCGCTACTCAAAAGTGCATGCTTGGCTGGGagggaacaaaaaaaaaggaaaaaaccgaTTCAAACAGTACAATTATCTTATAATTCAAAACTTACAAATCTCCACAGGACCCAGATGCAACTTTATTCCCAAACTTCAACTGTCTAGGATCAAGTTCCCATACATCAGTCCCATCATTAGGTATTTCCAGATGATCAGGTTCAGTTTTGATCACTACTTGATTGTGCTCGCTGCCAAAAGATGATGATCGATGAGTTGGCGGCCACAGCCTCTGCACATAAATACAAAGTTCAAATGAATGATGCATTCCTCATGAAATTGCACGTAGATCATGGGAAGGTAAAGGTTACAGTATAAGGAAAAGATACGGATGCAcctcaattaaaataaaatgaaagaaacaTTATACAGATGGGACATAACTCGTTGTAATCCTCCCTACTCAATCgaaaaagaaattaactagTAGAATAGAATCACCTCAATCTTTAAAACTTCCTTTTGTATTGCAATCTTAAGCTTCTCTGTTTCCTGTTTCAAGAACAAGTTGGCCAACGTAGTTTCTTattgtaaataaaataaaaaactgctGCTTGCAGACTGTTTGGAAAAGCCTGAAGTTGTAATACTTCTTCGGTAAAACACTATTGAATCAAAATCATGTTTACCTTCTTAGGCAAACAAATGCTTTATTAAAAACCAagcaattgaattgaattgtctAAAATTATGTGTATGTACCTCGTAACGCCATCCATCAACAACAAAGACATCCAAGGAGTAACCATCTAATGTGGAAAAAGCATGTGCTTCTTGGATGTTCAGCCCAACCTCCGCAAGCAAGGAAGTTAACTGCCAAATTTATCATGAGAGTGATGACCAGGAAGTATAAGAGGTATTGGTGTGTGAAGATATAATATTCAGAGAAAAACTATGTATTTCATGTGCGTGACCCTCATATAGAGGCAAAATCAAGTTGAAAATATGTGAATTTATGTTTTTACcaatgtttgaaaaaaaaaaaaaaaaaaaaaaaagccttgaGGCGTGCCTAGGTGGCTTTGGAGGCAGGGCGGGGATGAAAACGCCTCTGCCAACAGGAGTAGGCTTGAACTTACCTAGACGTGTTGGAGGCAAGCCTAGGTGGCTGAGGTGCTTGATTGGGTGTTCCCAGGACCCTTCAACAGTTAAAAATCTTGCTTGAAATTTCCTGGGGACCCCTCTAAGTCGAAGATTGGACTTTGCCCATTGCCTCTGTAAAAGAGGTGAGGCGGCGTCTTCACAAAGAAGaagagtttttcttttttaatgacTTGGCGCCATTTTGGCTAGGTCTATAACCCCCAACAAATCCCCCTTCTTCCCCATCCCAATGCCCGATTCTCCCATAACCATATTCACAGTTCACCCAATCCCCAATCCCCAATTCACCAATTCCCCAATTCCTCGAACCCTAAATTATCAATCCCAATCCCATATTTCAATTTTCCCCCAATCTCATaattcaatttgtttcaaaattctcCACACCACCAAAATTTGTTCAAAATTCAAGTGAGTTTTTTGGTATTCTTATCTCAATTTGGTCTTTGATTGCttgtttgattgttgattaatttgtttatcaaaatattatatttttataatattaaaaactttGGTCATGTGAGGCTTTGCCTCAAGCCTCAAGGCTTTCGCCTAGGTGGAGCTATTCATGAAACTCCTCGCCTACGCCttagccttttaaaacattggttTTTACATTAGTAATTTGCGACATTTCCAAGCTCAAAGTGTGCTTGTCGCCATAAGCTTAGCTCACATAAGTCCACACACACACGTAGAGGTTCAAAAAATCTTATGATGATGACTTGGTTTTAATGTCAACTAAGAAATTGTCAAATACCTGACTGAGTAGTTTTGGCTTATCGTCTGTTGAGAAAGTGATTTCATGCGTTATGGGCCTACATCATTGTCCATCATGAATAAAACACATTAATATTCATCTGCAAGTGCAGTCACTTTGCTTCACTAGTGTAATTAGAAAGCATGAGCATAAAATATAGTTGATTTACCAATGGTCAGGTTCACTTAAACTTTCAgttatgaaaaatgaaaataaaagtttaagcATCGATAAGTACAGTTAATATAGCTAGCATCGATCACTGGTAACATGCAGCGCATCAAGCTTGCAAAAAACTCCATTAACAGAACCCAATAGCAAATAAGTCCATGGCTAAGATCAAACTGGCCAACCAATTTAAAGGAAATAATTCCCAGACCCTTTCATAAACCAAGTTTAAATGGGAAAGTGAAAATATTGTAGTCAAAACTCATGAGCCAAACTAAAGTCTTTCAGAAAGAGAGATGCAGTAAAAACATATTTACTCGAGACAAATAGCTATTTACCAAGTAAACTGAGTTCTGGCATGTACAGCATGTTCAGCATCATGATCTTCAGATTTATTTGCCTCAAGTGCAAGGGCTTCGAGGTTAGGAGATGAGCCAAACGCTGGAGGGGGATGTATACTGATATTTGAAAAACCAGCTGGAGTTGTCAGTAATGTTTGACAGTGCAGTAGGATGACAGAAAAGAAGGTAAACACCTTTTATTCACAGACTATATGCGTTAAATCTTGAAGCTACATTAAAAATTTGGATACACTTttaggaaactaaataagattacCTTTGTCTGTTATATATGTTTGAACTTTGGGCAGCATCTTTACCCGGATCTGTATTCATATCTGCGATAGAATGAACCTACACGATATTGTGATTCCCAGAATGTATGAGGTCATGCAGCAAAGTTTAGGAAGATGATGAATGGGCATAAATGTCTGTACAACTAATTTATATAAAGAACtagaagaaaaaaggaagaaattatTAGGGAAGTTCCATCAGGAGATGAAACTTAAGACTTTGTTTGAATTTGGATTTTTCAACTGTTCATTTAATCATTTGTATTCTTAAAATTTTATGCTTCTAGGGGTCCCAAATTCCCCCTCCCCCCACCACGTAAAGAAAGCATGTAGCTATGAGATAAATAACCTAGTTTTAACGGAAAGCTACTAGACTCTCACAACACGACCAACAATTAATGAGACCCTAAGCTAGTAAGGTCAACAGATCTAATCTTACTCAAGGATAGCCACTAAGAAACTAAGCTGCACGGAGAAACCAATTCCAAATAGAACCCTTCAAGGAGAAATCATTCTTAAGGATTTAAGGTCGTTAAACGAGCACTCCTTAGCACAACACTAACAACTTCGAATGTGACATGATGAACATTCCATGAGTTAGGTAGTGTAGTCACAAGTGGGGCCTGGTCCAAATCCGATTTCTAAGCTTAATCAAGAAAAGATCTCACAAAATCTGCGGTGACATTAACGATGCACCGACCACAGAAATGACAAGATAAACAGGCTAGCACTCAAGCATCAATGGCAACAAAATCTTTTACAATCGACGCAGCGGTAGGTCAGATATGTAGTCGATCATCTAACCTGTACAAGGCGGACTTCGATCGCTGGTCTATGAGCAGGATCATGAGCCAAATGCAGTAATCTTTTGTGCATAAGCACATCTTCTGCCCTCTCCACATTCACATCGAACGCATACCTATAAAATACGCGAGTACAATCAAAtgcctcaactcatcaaaaagCTGTTTGTGATTCTACAAAATAGTAAACCGCGAGTAGTGAAGCGATTACCAGTAGAATAATGTGTTTGAGGATTGCTAAATCTGCTTTATTTTGTACTGTTTGGATCAATAGAAAAATACGTAATAACGTAgcagaaaatgaaaggaaaattcCAGATATAAATTTCCATATGCAAGATTCAgaaacaaattttcaaaaagCAGATTCGAAATCAGCAAAAAaatcttaataaaaataatgataAGAAATTAATGCTAGTAAGagtaatatatatacatgcatatataatatatacaaataaataattcaagaaacaaatcaAGACAAATATTGGGAGTAAAAGGTACCGAGTGGGGAGGCGATTGAAGTGAGCCCAA
This region includes:
- the LOC137730102 gene encoding serine/threonine-protein kinase STY46-like; amino-acid sequence: MVMEDNSKSCRSRALNNSSSSPAQSHQQRQKLGVYNEVLRRLKDSKNDEAICPGFDDELWAHFNRLPTRYAFDVNVERAEDVLMHKRLLHLAHDPAHRPAIEVRLVQVHSIADMNTDPGKDAAQSSNIYNRQSIHPPPAFGSSPNLEALALEANKSEDHDAEHAVHARTQFTWPITHEITFSTDDKPKLLSQLTSLLAEVGLNIQEAHAFSTLDGYSLDVFVVDGWRYEETEKLKIAIQKEVLKIERLWPPTHRSSSFGSEHNQVVIKTEPDHLEIPNDGTDVWELDPRQLKFGNKVASGSCGDLYKGTYCTQEVAIKVLKPECVNPDMLKDFAQEVYIMRKVRHKNVVQFIGACTKHPSLCIVTEYMSGGSVYDYLHKQKGVFKLPSLLKVAIDVSKGMTYLHQNNIIHRDLKAANLLMDENEVVKVADFGVARVKSQSGVMTAETGTYRWMAPEVIEHKAYDHKADIFSFGVVLWELLTGKLPYEYLTPLQAAVGVSQKGLRPTIPKNTPPKLAELLEKCWQQDPASRPDFSEIIEILQALAEQVGDGVERHKLSGGFLSVLRRGHH